In Pedobacter sp. SL55, the following proteins share a genomic window:
- a CDS encoding DUF4466 family protein: MKQINFKILMSLMLLALCFGACKDKEYAIPTTSDKLQNDLIKRSLGPNIVGGTIEFAYAAAILPEKGKLTSMTVEASIAGATGTYLDHRFYNTNNSGTDVGTAVGDPSVTTGKTTQVTYTGDFSAATLRYFYKIPEEARGKTVSFTFTAKSSNG; this comes from the coding sequence ATGAAACAGATAAATTTTAAAATATTGATGTCTTTAATGCTGCTTGCTTTATGCTTTGGCGCATGTAAAGACAAAGAGTACGCCATTCCAACTACATCAGATAAGTTGCAGAACGATTTAATAAAGAGGTCGTTGGGGCCAAATATTGTAGGCGGAACTATTGAATTTGCCTATGCGGCAGCAATTTTGCCAGAAAAAGGCAAGTTAACCTCTATGACGGTTGAAGCTAGCATAGCAGGCGCTACAGGAACATATTTAGACCATAGGTTTTACAATACCAACAATTCTGGAACCGATGTAGGTACAGCCGTTGGTGATCCGTCTGTAACCACAGGAAAAACTACGCAGGTAACTTACACTGGCGATTTTTCTGCAGCAACTTTGCGTTACTTCTATAAAATTCCGGAAGAAGCTCGCGGAAAAACCGTTAGTTTTACTTTTACTGCAAAATCTAGCAATGGGTAA
- a CDS encoding DUF4466 family protein has protein sequence MGKTISYQSGPHEIRNMDMALDLVAKDGTDFYLSIADMKLYNATFAAANPDKIDLVYLYRTPTNVTYLHSLVAPTADPIYLPTFTMPPVLKNKTKIVKAFTVRDQQLSRIQYGVFVDDIDLRSKDFTDAPDFAINMKAEGGVWVQTADGKYNAYIYVNAVTNTATVKEMRLSMKRLTVK, from the coding sequence ATGGGTAAAACCATATCTTACCAGTCTGGTCCGCATGAAATAAGAAATATGGATATGGCTTTAGATTTGGTAGCTAAAGATGGTACAGATTTTTACTTGTCTATTGCAGATATGAAGCTTTACAATGCAACTTTTGCAGCTGCAAATCCAGATAAAATAGACTTGGTTTACCTGTACAGAACGCCAACAAACGTAACGTATTTGCATTCTTTGGTGGCGCCAACAGCAGATCCGATTTATTTGCCAACGTTTACCATGCCTCCAGTATTAAAAAATAAAACAAAAATAGTTAAAGCCTTTACTGTGCGTGATCAACAATTATCTAGAATACAATATGGTGTTTTTGTAGATGATATAGATTTAAGGTCTAAAGATTTTACTGATGCGCCAGATTTTGCTATCAACATGAAAGCTGAAGGTGGCGTTTGGGTGCAAACGGCAGATGGTAAGTACAATGCTTATATTTACGTAAACGCGGTTACTAACACCGCTACAGTAAAAGAAATGAGGTTGAGTATGAAAAGGCTGACTGTTAAGTAA
- a CDS encoding GntR family transcriptional regulator, with protein sequence MKEDSLAFKVYLEVRKKILSSQLAGGSRLVENFWAEKMSVSRVAVREAFMRLAGESLVEFGGKGGCFVKSMTIEDVKEIREIREILEVGALKILFAKKDKEVVKELELICNDFSEMVEKGYYGGACEADVKFHEKMIESSGNARLILMYKNSNIPLFHMRLGAVMDQMEDYQDTDREHREIVKGLATGNWELSYSSLVRHLYRGEQEALELV encoded by the coding sequence ATGAAAGAAGATTCGTTAGCTTTTAAAGTTTATTTAGAGGTTAGAAAAAAAATACTTTCTAGTCAATTGGCAGGAGGATCTCGTTTAGTAGAGAATTTCTGGGCCGAAAAAATGTCGGTAAGTAGGGTTGCGGTAAGAGAGGCTTTTATGAGACTGGCCGGAGAAAGTTTGGTGGAGTTTGGAGGCAAAGGCGGCTGCTTTGTTAAAAGCATGACGATTGAGGATGTGAAAGAAATCCGTGAGATACGGGAAATATTAGAAGTTGGCGCATTAAAAATACTTTTCGCGAAGAAAGATAAAGAAGTAGTGAAAGAACTTGAGCTAATTTGCAACGATTTTTCTGAGATGGTAGAGAAAGGCTATTATGGTGGAGCTTGCGAAGCGGATGTGAAATTTCATGAAAAAATGATTGAAAGTTCTGGTAATGCTCGATTGATATTGATGTATAAAAATAGCAATATCCCTCTGTTTCACATGAGGTTAGGTGCTGTAATGGATCAGATGGAAGATTACCAAGATACAGATAGGGAGCACAGAGAAATAGTGAAAGGTTTGGCTACTGGTAATTGGGAATTGTCTTATTCGTCCTTGGTCAGACATCTTTATCGCGGAGAACAAGAAGCTTTAGAACTCGTTTAA
- a CDS encoding SMP-30/gluconolactonase/LRE family protein encodes MAIILDHLNFPEGPCFDSKGNIWLVEKDAGNLVLVSDNSHHKYQVDGAPNGIAIDDNDLVWFCDSKQNNIRTFDPALEKTTTIIDNFEGEALKMPNDLTFDQHGNLLFTCPGDSLDDNTGYICCLTPSRKLFKIFEGMFYPNGLALNKNQSHLFVAETGTQQVWKFEWDNESKQLKNRILFTETGGEIGPDGIAFDQDGNLYVAVYGSGTVKVWDENSVLIKEIDAQGYKPTNCALDPSGKKGLIITEAEKGLLVQYQTKKRGII; translated from the coding sequence ATGGCTATCATTTTAGATCATCTAAATTTCCCTGAAGGGCCTTGCTTCGATAGCAAAGGCAATATTTGGCTAGTTGAAAAAGATGCTGGCAATTTGGTATTAGTTAGCGACAACAGCCATCATAAGTATCAAGTAGACGGAGCGCCCAACGGAATTGCCATTGATGATAACGACCTAGTTTGGTTTTGCGACTCGAAGCAAAATAACATCAGAACATTTGATCCTGCACTAGAAAAGACAACAACAATAATTGATAATTTTGAAGGCGAAGCTCTTAAAATGCCCAACGACTTAACTTTTGACCAACATGGCAACTTACTATTTACCTGCCCAGGCGATAGTTTAGACGACAATACCGGATATATTTGCTGCTTAACACCAAGCCGCAAACTCTTTAAAATTTTTGAAGGGATGTTTTACCCAAATGGATTGGCGCTTAACAAAAACCAATCTCATTTATTTGTTGCTGAAACTGGAACACAACAAGTTTGGAAATTTGAATGGGACAATGAAAGTAAACAACTAAAAAACAGAATTTTATTTACAGAAACGGGAGGCGAAATTGGCCCAGATGGCATTGCTTTTGACCAAGATGGTAATTTATACGTTGCGGTTTACGGCTCTGGAACAGTAAAGGTTTGGGATGAAAACAGTGTATTAATAAAAGAAATAGATGCACAGGGCTACAAGCCAACCAACTGCGCTTTAGATCCATCTGGTAAAAAAGGTCTAATTATTACCGAAGCAGAAAAAGGCCTATTGGTCCAATACCAAACAAAAAAAAGAGGGATTATTTAG
- a CDS encoding aspartate aminotransferase family protein — translation MQENLKSAAILQNNEQWIPGGVVSLNRKTDPNICFVKGQGSRVVDADGKEYIDYQAGFAASFFGHNDEDINSAVRRTLSENQVLMGAGPTLLEGEFAKMFCESVPSAESIQITTTGSEATYHAIRIARAVTKRDHIIVMQGGYNGWHNDVACNVISRLADVGEYVSPGEYPFDSLSAGVPKSHSDLVHVVNYNDLDSISYVLEKYDVACILLEPLLQNIGIVKPQVGYLEGLRELSDKNGCLLIFDEVKTGFRHALGGYQSICGVTPDLSTFGKAVANGYPLGVIAGKKKYMDYFVHPDKENRVLIAGTYNAFPLTTAAAIATLEKLKSPVHKVYEHIEKLGAALEKGYQEIFSKLDRPVYVARQGSAFCVYFMDHEPINFHDVLLNHDFDFDARYRKELIKGGVYNFPAPIKQGSISFAHSMEDIEQTLEVAAQVLKQI, via the coding sequence ATGCAAGAGAATTTAAAATCTGCAGCCATTTTGCAGAACAATGAACAGTGGATACCTGGAGGGGTAGTTTCATTAAATAGGAAAACAGATCCTAATATTTGTTTTGTGAAAGGGCAAGGCAGTAGGGTGGTAGATGCTGACGGTAAGGAATATATCGACTATCAGGCAGGTTTTGCTGCTTCTTTTTTTGGTCATAACGATGAGGATATTAACTCGGCTGTAAGGCGCACACTTTCAGAAAATCAAGTATTGATGGGGGCTGGCCCAACCTTGTTAGAAGGCGAGTTTGCGAAAATGTTTTGCGAAAGTGTACCCAGTGCAGAAAGTATACAAATTACTACTACGGGTTCGGAAGCCACGTACCATGCCATCAGAATTGCTAGGGCAGTAACCAAACGCGACCATATTATTGTAATGCAAGGTGGTTACAACGGTTGGCACAACGATGTGGCTTGTAACGTAATCAGCAGGTTAGCAGATGTGGGCGAATATGTTAGTCCAGGAGAATATCCTTTCGACTCGCTAAGTGCTGGGGTGCCAAAATCGCATAGCGATTTAGTGCATGTAGTAAATTATAACGATTTAGACAGCATCAGCTATGTTTTAGAAAAATATGATGTGGCCTGTATTTTACTGGAGCCGCTTTTACAAAATATCGGAATCGTTAAACCGCAAGTTGGTTATTTAGAAGGTTTACGTGAGCTTTCGGATAAAAATGGTTGTTTACTGATTTTTGACGAGGTAAAAACTGGTTTCAGACATGCGCTAGGTGGTTATCAGTCTATTTGTGGCGTTACTCCAGATTTGTCTACCTTCGGTAAAGCAGTTGCAAATGGCTACCCGCTTGGCGTAATTGCTGGCAAGAAAAAATATATGGATTATTTCGTTCATCCTGATAAGGAAAACAGAGTTTTAATTGCTGGGACTTATAATGCATTTCCATTAACAACCGCTGCGGCAATTGCAACTTTAGAGAAATTAAAATCGCCTGTGCATAAGGTATATGAACACATAGAAAAGCTTGGTGCTGCTTTAGAGAAAGGTTATCAAGAAATATTTTCTAAATTAGACAGACCAGTGTATGTAGCCAGGCAAGGCTCGGCATTTTGCGTATATTTTATGGATCACGAGCCAATTAATTTCCATGATGTTTTACTAAATCACGATTTTGATTTTGATGCTCGCTACCGTAAAGAATTAATTAAGGGCGGTGTATATAATTTTCCGGCGCCAATTAAGCAGGGAAGTATTTCTTTTGCACATAGCATGGAAGATATTGAGCAAACTTTAGAGGTTGCTGCACAGGTTTTAAAACAAATATAA
- the dgoD gene encoding galactonate dehydratase, translated as MKITAIETYVCNARMRNWIFVKVVTDQPGLWGWGEATLEWHTKSVVGAIEDISQLLVGEDPRRVEYLWQMMYRQHFWHGNGIVRGTAISGIDIALWDIVGKIHNVPCHELWGGRVRDHIRLYCHLGGGKMEDFYETAPGDAKRFGELAQAAVEEGFTAFKSMAVPETMPLEGLRPVKYAEACVAAMRDAVGDDIDIMVDCHARPSPRMGMLFAKALEPYGLYFFEEPCWPETMEDIALIQRAVQTPIASGERLVGVHAFRELLEKRAVSVIQPDITHCGGLSEARKIGALAEAYRVSMAPHNPQGPVSTAASIELGFATPSYIICESVHKDVEWREDVVSEGFTVQKEGRLVLPNGRPGLGIEINEEEVKKHPFQQEVLQRTFYKDGSVGDW; from the coding sequence ATGAAGATTACTGCAATTGAGACCTACGTGTGCAACGCACGTATGAGGAATTGGATTTTTGTTAAAGTAGTGACCGATCAGCCTGGTTTATGGGGTTGGGGCGAAGCTACTTTAGAATGGCATACCAAAAGTGTAGTTGGTGCTATCGAAGATATTTCTCAATTATTGGTAGGCGAAGATCCTCGAAGAGTAGAATACTTATGGCAAATGATGTACCGCCAACATTTTTGGCATGGAAACGGCATTGTGCGTGGTACAGCCATCAGCGGTATCGATATTGCCCTTTGGGATATTGTAGGAAAAATACATAACGTACCTTGTCACGAACTGTGGGGCGGCAGAGTAAGAGATCATATTCGTTTGTACTGCCATTTAGGTGGGGGCAAAATGGAAGATTTTTACGAAACTGCTCCTGGCGATGCAAAACGTTTTGGCGAGTTGGCTCAAGCCGCGGTAGAAGAAGGTTTTACGGCCTTCAAATCTATGGCAGTTCCAGAAACTATGCCTTTGGAGGGTTTGCGGCCGGTTAAATATGCAGAAGCTTGTGTGGCGGCAATGAGAGATGCTGTTGGCGATGATATCGACATCATGGTAGATTGCCACGCCCGTCCTAGCCCTAGAATGGGAATGTTGTTTGCCAAAGCTCTGGAGCCCTATGGCCTTTACTTTTTTGAAGAACCTTGCTGGCCAGAAACCATGGAAGATATTGCTTTAATTCAAAGAGCGGTGCAAACACCAATTGCTTCTGGTGAGCGTTTGGTAGGTGTACATGCGTTTAGAGAATTGTTAGAAAAACGTGCTGTAAGTGTAATTCAGCCAGATATTACGCATTGTGGAGGTTTAAGTGAAGCCCGTAAAATTGGTGCTTTGGCCGAAGCTTACCGAGTTTCGATGGCACCGCACAATCCACAAGGACCAGTGAGTACAGCAGCTTCTATCGAGTTAGGCTTTGCTACACCGTCTTATATCATTTGCGAAAGCGTTCATAAAGATGTAGAATGGAGAGAAGATGTAGTTTCGGAAGGATTTACGGTTCAAAAAGAAGGCAGGCTTGTATTGCCTAATGGTCGCCCAGGTTTGGGTATCGAGATTAACGAAGAGGAAGTTAAAAAGCACCCTTTTCAGCAAGAAGTTTTGCAGAGAACATTTTATAAAGATGGTAGCGTAGGCGACTGGTAA
- a CDS encoding SDR family NAD(P)-dependent oxidoreductase, giving the protein MQELKDKVVVISGALGDIGLAIATAYLKAQSIVVLSDIVPLDKAEEKLLLLKDYNGNFEYKSLNVADYNDVEVFINYVVEKYGRIDHCIANAARVTIKDFKTLSPEEWSTEMRVNVDGAFYFANFAAKNMVQQQVKGSILFLGSWAAHAVHQNLPAYSVSKAAVRMINQTMALEYATNGIRVNEIAPGYVNAGLSKTVWSELPEQKSISQNKVPLGKIMEADEVAAQVLWLNSSQCQHVTGSTFLMDGGLSLLRP; this is encoded by the coding sequence ATGCAGGAATTGAAAGATAAGGTAGTTGTAATTAGCGGCGCATTGGGCGATATCGGATTGGCCATTGCAACCGCTTATTTAAAAGCGCAATCTATTGTGGTGCTAAGCGATATCGTGCCTTTAGATAAAGCAGAAGAAAAATTACTTTTGTTAAAAGACTACAACGGTAATTTCGAATACAAATCTTTAAACGTTGCTGATTATAACGATGTGGAAGTTTTTATCAACTACGTTGTAGAAAAATACGGTAGAATAGATCATTGTATTGCTAATGCAGCGAGGGTAACTATCAAAGATTTTAAAACTTTAAGTCCAGAAGAGTGGTCTACAGAAATGCGTGTTAACGTAGATGGAGCCTTCTATTTTGCCAATTTTGCCGCTAAAAACATGGTACAGCAACAAGTTAAGGGAAGTATCCTTTTCTTGGGCAGTTGGGCTGCACATGCGGTTCATCAAAATTTGCCAGCTTATAGTGTTTCTAAAGCTGCTGTACGGATGATTAATCAAACCATGGCGCTAGAATATGCTACAAATGGTATCCGAGTGAATGAAATTGCACCAGGTTACGTTAATGCAGGTTTAAGTAAAACGGTGTGGAGCGAGTTACCAGAGCAAAAATCAATCTCGCAAAATAAAGTTCCACTAGGTAAAATTATGGAAGCTGATGAAGTAGCTGCACAAGTGTTATGGCTAAATTCTAGCCAATGCCAACACGTAACGGGTTCTACTTTTTTAATGGATGGCGGACTTTCGCTACTTAGACCTTAA
- a CDS encoding SLC5 family protein: protein MKLELIDIAIFTIYIIGIVALGLYASKQSSKSKRDYFLAGDKLPWWMIGGSIIAANISSHHLVGAMGAAYDRGFVAITLEWGAILIGFNALLWIFLPFYIRNGFYTVPEYLEKRFGTSARVLYAILILFTYIFVEIGAVLYLGGLTLHALFDVPIFYSIIGMALLTGLYTILGGLKAVIWTEMVQLVILVLGGLVLTFATIDKAGGFGAIVESSKDWKMFYPANDPDFPWTMYLGGLLCISVFYCATNQFIVQRVLAAKNEWHGRMGVIFGDYLKFFVPLIITIPALVAPAFLPALEQPDLLFSTLVKTLLPNGLIGLVMAGLISAIMSHISGAINSCTTILTVDVYSEYINKNATDEQAIRFGKRSGVAIIFFGICSAVLLLSYSDKPIFLYLMNLYGLFTPGIATMFLMGVFWKKTKSQGALAAGLLTIPLSLIMEFTFPEMPFFNRTGIVFWTCMIVCAVVSLLFKPKSELELNGLVIEYGKGGGIPKSEQIYKDIKNPTLWWAIITAAVLYFYVRYF, encoded by the coding sequence ATGAAACTTGAATTAATTGATATCGCAATTTTTACCATTTATATTATTGGTATCGTTGCGTTAGGACTTTACGCTTCCAAGCAAAGTTCCAAATCGAAGAGAGATTATTTCCTAGCGGGAGATAAATTACCTTGGTGGATGATTGGCGGAAGTATCATCGCCGCTAATATCAGTAGCCATCATTTAGTAGGTGCAATGGGTGCGGCTTATGATAGAGGTTTTGTGGCCATTACCTTAGAATGGGGAGCTATATTGATTGGTTTCAATGCACTTTTGTGGATTTTTCTTCCTTTTTATATCAGAAACGGATTTTACACCGTTCCCGAATACCTAGAAAAACGTTTCGGAACTTCTGCAAGGGTGCTTTACGCTATCTTAATTTTGTTTACTTATATTTTTGTAGAGATAGGTGCGGTGTTGTATTTGGGCGGCTTAACACTGCATGCACTTTTTGATGTTCCAATTTTCTACAGCATTATTGGTATGGCACTTTTAACAGGCTTATATACTATTTTAGGTGGGTTAAAAGCAGTAATATGGACTGAGATGGTGCAATTGGTAATTTTAGTCTTGGGCGGATTGGTACTTACTTTTGCTACTATCGATAAAGCTGGTGGTTTCGGTGCCATTGTAGAATCATCTAAAGATTGGAAAATGTTCTATCCAGCCAATGATCCAGATTTTCCTTGGACCATGTATTTAGGTGGTTTGCTTTGTATCAGCGTATTTTACTGCGCCACTAATCAGTTTATTGTGCAGCGAGTGCTGGCTGCAAAAAATGAATGGCATGGCCGTATGGGCGTTATCTTTGGCGATTACCTAAAGTTTTTTGTACCATTGATCATTACCATCCCAGCTTTGGTAGCTCCTGCATTTTTACCAGCACTAGAACAACCAGATTTACTATTTTCAACGCTAGTTAAAACCTTATTACCAAATGGCTTAATCGGTTTGGTAATGGCGGGCTTGATTTCGGCAATTATGTCGCATATTTCTGGAGCAATTAATTCTTGTACTACTATTTTAACGGTAGATGTTTACAGCGAATACATCAATAAAAATGCTACAGATGAACAAGCTATCCGTTTCGGAAAAAGGTCGGGCGTAGCCATCATATTCTTCGGGATTTGTAGCGCAGTTTTGTTACTCAGCTATTCTGACAAGCCAATATTCCTATATTTAATGAACCTTTACGGTTTATTTACTCCTGGTATCGCTACCATGTTTTTAATGGGCGTTTTTTGGAAAAAGACAAAATCGCAAGGTGCTTTAGCAGCAGGATTATTAACTATTCCACTTTCTTTGATCATGGAATTTACTTTCCCAGAAATGCCATTTTTTAACCGCACCGGAATTGTATTTTGGACCTGTATGATTGTTTGTGCTGTAGTAAGCTTACTTTTCAAACCAAAATCTGAATTAGAGTTAAACGGTTTAGTTATCGAATACGGAAAAGGTGGTGGAATACCAAAATCAGAGCAGATCTATAAAGACATAAAAAATCCCACTTTGTGGTGGGCAATTATTACCGCTGCAGTATTGTATTTTTATGTGAGGTATTTTTAG
- a CDS encoding Gfo/Idh/MocA family protein, with protein MNRRKFTFAAATLGLGSAVYGASAFSFPSLKKRVGVVGLDSSHAIAFTKELNANTTNESYKGYQVVAAYSMGSPSIPLNAERIPKFTEEIKKLGVEVVASLDALLRKVDVVLLETNDGNVHLQQAEIILKARKPLFIDKPIANSYEDASKIFELADKYKTPVFSTSSLRYITGIEEIDKKTVLGADIYSPAYTEPSHKDLYWYGIHGVEMLFTLLGQNCVSVQTQHTTDFDSYIGEWDGGRIGTLRGIRKGADGFGGVVFIQDKIVQLGAFQGYNPLLKQIISFFETGKEPVQRLETLAVCKFIDAAHQSRLEGGTKVILNNK; from the coding sequence ATGAATAGAAGGAAATTTACTTTTGCTGCTGCTACGTTAGGCTTAGGCTCTGCTGTTTATGGAGCTAGCGCCTTCTCGTTTCCATCGTTAAAAAAGCGTGTTGGCGTGGTAGGTTTAGATTCTTCTCATGCCATTGCTTTTACCAAAGAACTTAATGCTAACACTACCAACGAGAGTTATAAAGGCTATCAGGTAGTGGCGGCCTATTCAATGGGAAGTCCTAGTATCCCTTTAAATGCAGAACGGATACCTAAGTTTACCGAAGAGATTAAGAAACTCGGTGTAGAAGTAGTAGCCAGTTTGGACGCTTTGCTTAGAAAAGTAGACGTAGTGCTCTTAGAAACTAACGATGGAAATGTACACTTACAACAAGCAGAAATTATCCTTAAAGCGAGAAAGCCCCTTTTTATTGATAAGCCTATCGCCAATAGTTATGAAGATGCCTCAAAAATATTTGAACTGGCGGATAAATACAAAACCCCAGTATTCTCAACCAGTTCGCTACGTTACATAACCGGTATAGAAGAAATAGACAAGAAAACGGTTTTAGGAGCTGATATTTATTCTCCTGCCTATACAGAGCCTTCGCACAAAGATTTGTACTGGTATGGCATACATGGCGTAGAGATGTTGTTTACCCTGCTGGGCCAAAACTGTGTAAGTGTTCAAACACAGCATACCACAGATTTTGATAGCTATATTGGCGAATGGGATGGCGGTAGGATAGGTACTTTAAGAGGAATTAGAAAAGGTGCAGATGGTTTTGGAGGGGTGGTGTTTATCCAAGATAAGATAGTGCAATTAGGGGCTTTTCAGGGGTATAATCCCTTGTTAAAACAGATTATTTCCTTTTTTGAAACGGGCAAAGAACCTGTGCAAAGGCTAGAGACTTTAGCAGTTTGTAAATTTATAGACGCTGCTCATCAAAGTAGGTTAGAGGGGGGTACTAAAGTGATTTTAAATAATAAATAA
- a CDS encoding fumarylacetoacetate hydrolase family protein, whose translation MKLIRYGNLGQEKIGVQIDAKNYDLSSFGEDYNEQFFANNGIERLKTFVEQNRNTLKEIPTASRIGAPIARPSKIVCIGLNYLDHANETGAAIPKEPIIFFKSTTSIVGPFDNIMLPKDSEKTDWEVEFGVVIGKTARYVDEANATEYVAGYVLINDVSEREFQLERGGTWDKGKGCDTFAPMGPYLLTRDEMPDISNVGLWLSVNGEMYQNGNTKNLIFSVPELIAYVSKFMTLLPGDVISTGTPAGVGLGFKPPIYLKEGDVVELGADGLGVAKQTVVAFNL comes from the coding sequence ATGAAATTAATACGTTACGGAAATTTAGGACAAGAAAAAATTGGCGTTCAAATTGATGCTAAAAATTACGATTTATCTTCTTTTGGAGAAGATTATAATGAGCAGTTTTTTGCTAATAATGGAATAGAACGTTTAAAGACGTTTGTTGAACAAAATAGAAATACACTAAAGGAAATTCCAACAGCTAGTAGGATTGGAGCGCCTATCGCTCGTCCATCAAAGATTGTTTGTATTGGCTTAAATTATCTAGATCATGCCAATGAAACAGGAGCGGCTATTCCGAAAGAGCCTATTATTTTCTTTAAGTCTACTACTTCTATTGTGGGGCCATTTGATAATATCATGTTGCCAAAAGATTCTGAAAAAACAGATTGGGAAGTAGAGTTTGGTGTAGTAATTGGCAAAACAGCAAGATATGTAGATGAAGCTAACGCAACAGAATACGTCGCCGGTTATGTATTAATTAACGACGTTTCAGAGCGTGAATTTCAGTTGGAACGAGGCGGTACTTGGGATAAGGGAAAAGGTTGTGATACTTTTGCGCCAATGGGACCATATTTGCTAACGAGAGATGAGATGCCAGATATTTCGAATGTAGGTTTGTGGTTATCTGTAAATGGAGAAATGTACCAAAACGGAAATACCAAAAACTTAATTTTCTCTGTACCAGAGCTTATTGCTTATGTTTCAAAATTTATGACTTTGTTGCCTGGAGATGTAATTTCTACAGGTACACCAGCTGGTGTTGGCTTAGGTTTTAAACCTCCAATTTATTTAAAGGAAGGAGATGTAGTAGAATTGGGTGCAGATGGATTAGGTGTGGCTAAGCAAACCGTCGTAGCATTTAATCTATAA
- a CDS encoding GIY-YIG nuclease family protein, whose amino-acid sequence MFFTYVLQSEKSGRFYIGHTEDLTARLDRHNNGFVISTRNKGPWKIAYSEKFQTKAEANIREMEIKSKKSRKYIEALIANNG is encoded by the coding sequence ATGTTTTTTACCTATGTACTTCAATCTGAAAAGAGCGGAAGGTTCTATATTGGACACACCGAAGATCTGACAGCTAGGTTGGATAGGCATAATAATGGCTTCGTGATTTCTACCAGAAATAAGGGACCTTGGAAAATAGCCTACTCTGAAAAATTCCAGACCAAAGCGGAAGCTAACATACGTGAGATGGAAATCAAATCCAAAAAAAGCAGAAAATATATTGAAGCACTGATTGCAAACAATGGCTGA
- a CDS encoding GIY-YIG nuclease family protein translates to MFFTYVLQSEKSGRFYIGHTEDLTARLDRHNNGFVISTRNKGPWKIAYSEKFQTKAEANIREMEIKSKKAENILKH, encoded by the coding sequence ATGTTTTTTACCTATGTACTTCAATCTGAAAAGAGCGGAAGGTTCTATATTGGACACACCGAAGATCTGACAGCTAGGTTGGATAGGCATAATAATGGCTTCGTGATTTCTACCAGAAATAAGGGACCTTGGAAGATAGCCTACTCTGAAAAATTCCAGACCAAAGCTGAAGCTAACATACGTGAGATGGAAATCAAATCAAAAAAAGCAGAAAATATATTGAAGCACTGA
- a CDS encoding regulatory protein RecX yields MNSAQERKYNYDIKTALQKAANWCAYQERSQQEVRDKLYEWQMKPFEVEEIISALISENFLNEERFAFAYVSGKFKIKKWGKIKIKQGLKLKRVPEPLIKKALNSIDGDEYFETLQQLLEKKQQTEKEKNTIKRQFKLLNYLHSKGYEKDLIFTLLKTT; encoded by the coding sequence ATGAATAGTGCACAAGAAAGAAAATACAATTACGACATTAAAACCGCTTTACAGAAAGCTGCAAACTGGTGCGCCTACCAAGAAAGATCGCAGCAAGAAGTAAGAGATAAGCTGTACGAATGGCAAATGAAACCTTTTGAAGTGGAAGAAATTATCTCGGCGCTTATTTCTGAGAACTTTTTAAACGAGGAAAGATTTGCATTTGCTTACGTTTCTGGCAAGTTCAAAATTAAAAAATGGGGTAAAATAAAAATAAAGCAAGGGCTTAAACTAAAACGCGTACCCGAGCCTCTCATTAAAAAAGCCCTAAATAGCATTGATGGCGATGAATATTTCGAAACCCTACAACAATTGCTAGAGAAAAAGCAACAGACCGAGAAAGAGAAAAATACCATTAAGCGACAATTTAAACTCTTAAATTATCTTCATAGCAAAGGTTATGAGAAAGATCTAATCTTTACTCTATTAAAAACCACCTAA